Genomic segment of Candidatus Protochlamydia amoebophila UWE25:
AAATAGAAGTGATTTTTTGCTTTTGAAGGCTTCCTTCTGAAATCTTTTTAGCTAAAGAAAATGAATGAACAGAATGAATGAGAGAAATTGAGGAATTTAAAATTTTTGCAACCTTATTACTCTGCAACGTTCCGATTAAATGCCACTGTATGTCCCTAGGCATTTCGGGAATTTTCGCTAATGCCTCCATCACTCGATTTTCGCCAAACTGTCTGCAACCAGATTGATAAACATCTTGCATAACAGTAATCGGTTGGTTTTTTGAAACAACAATCAAATTAACATCTTGTGGATCTCTTCCAGAAGATACCATTTTAGAAATTACCTCTTCTTGAATTTTTTGGTATCTCTCTACAATAGTATTTTGCATAAATTTAATCCCAAGAACGTAGGCTTTTTGGTTTATCTAAAATTTCTCGATAAATGATAATATCTTTTAGGTCTTTTAAATCCCCGATCATTATCTTCACCAATGGTTGCTTGTCTAATAATTCAACACGTAGATCAGCAACATCATTAATAATAAATTTTTGTTTTAAGGAATCTTTTAACTGATCTGATGAAATCATGTGTTTTTCTGGTTTCTTTAAAACATCCTTTTGTTTTTCAAAATTTTTTATCTCTCTGTTAAAATTCAAGGAAGAAATTGAGGGCTTTAAAGAAGGTACTAACTCCTTTTTTTTCTCTTCTTCTCTTTTTGTAAGAAAAACTTGTAGAGGCTCATTCCCCCATTGTTGTTCTTCATGTTCTTCGTCTTTACCTTGAAAAAAATAAGCTTGATTGCGAAAAAATAAGAAGATGAGAGAAAAAAAGCTAATCGCAAATCCAATAAACTCCACAATAGACATAAAAAAAAGACCTTAATTTTGCTTTTTATCTGAATCTGGTTTTGCTAATGCATTACGCATATCCGTATCTGACTGAATATTTTGAATACGTTGATAATCCATAATACCTAATTTTCCACTTCTAAATGCTTCTGCCATCGCTAAAGGAACAGCTGCTTGTGCTTCAACAAGTTTTGCTTCCATATCTCTGACTTTCGCTAAATTTTCCTGTTCTTGAGCAACAGCCATCGTCCGTCTTTTTTCAGCTTCCGCTTTTGCAATTCGAATATCAGATTCAGCTTGATCCGTTCTGAGTTTCGCCCCAATATTTTCGCCTAAATTAATTTCTACGATATCAATGGAGAGAATTAAAAATGCTGTTGAGGAATCAAGCCCTTTTTCAAGCACAAGTTTTGAAATTTTTTGAGGAGATTCTAAAACTTGTTTATGCGTATCAGATCCTCCAATTGCACTCACAATTCCTTCTCCCACACGAGCAATAATCGTCTCTTCCGTCGCCCCCCCAACTAATTGAGCGATATTTGTCCTCACTGTTACTCTGGCACGGCAATTTAATTGAATTCCGTCTTTAGCAACCCCCGTAATATATCCTCCATGATTTGGACAATCAATCACGCGTGGATTTACTGACGTCTGGACGGCAGCTTTAATATCGCGACCCGCTAAATCAATTGCCGTTGCACGTCTCCAATCGAGAGGAATATTAGCTTTATCAGCAGCGATTAAAGCTTCGACTACATTAGGAACATGTCCACCAGCCAAATAATGCGTTTCTAAATCTCCAACATGAATATCTTTTAATCCAGCTTTGTATAAGTTGATTCTGGCATTGACGATTTCCCTTGGAGGAATTTTACGCAAACTCATTCCGATGATATTAAAAAGAGGAATGGGTGTCCCAGATACA
This window contains:
- a CDS encoding YggS family pyridoxal phosphate-dependent enzyme, which codes for MQNTIVERYQKIQEEVISKMVSSGRDPQDVNLIVVSKNQPITVMQDVYQSGCRQFGENRVMEALAKIPEMPRDIQWHLIGTLQSNKVAKILNSSISLIHSVHSFSLAKKISEGSLQKQKITSILLQVNVSKEESKQGLTHDEWEKLLAPLQELSNLRIEGLMTIAPHTADLGYVRFCFRQLFELREKWKKQMNNPTYFKHLSMGMTNDYLIAIEEGATLLRIGSGIFGH
- the floA gene encoding flotillin-like protein FloA (flotillin-like protein involved in membrane lipid rafts), which translates into the protein MSTLLLQNLLENGTEFYFFIFVLAIVLLIILSVIGKFISLWFQAFVSGTPIPLFNIIGMSLRKIPPREIVNARINLYKAGLKDIHVGDLETHYLAGGHVPNVVEALIAADKANIPLDWRRATAIDLAGRDIKAAVQTSVNPRVIDCPNHGGYITGVAKDGIQLNCRARVTVRTNIAQLVGGATEETIIARVGEGIVSAIGGSDTHKQVLESPQKISKLVLEKGLDSSTAFLILSIDIVEINLGENIGAKLRTDQAESDIRIAKAEAEKRRTMAVAQEQENLAKVRDMEAKLVEAQAAVPLAMAEAFRSGKLGIMDYQRIQNIQSDTDMRNALAKPDSDKKQN